From the genome of Medicago truncatula cultivar Jemalong A17 chromosome 2, MtrunA17r5.0-ANR, whole genome shotgun sequence:
ataattcttctcattcaagtaactaagagatttcatccacatctctaaagtaactttttggtggaaacaaactaaaatccttatttctctcattcaaataagtaggggatttcatccacatctctaaaatatgttttgggtggaaacaaactaaaaatcccaattcctctcattcaagtaactactacacatttcatccacatctctaaaatatgttttggcgaaTCAACTATGGTAATTCTTAAGTCACAAAAAATgccaattcttaagtaaaacaaagtgccccatcaacaatattaatttcattttattcatattaatctttatcctaaaatgttggccacttcctaattttgttccactattttgtgcttatctagataactaatactctttattgctcAACCGACATATCCTACTCACACGTATTCCAccttttcctataaatatatcataacctattagccaaaccatctcaatctaaataagcatcctctttcttggaaaggaaaaaacaagccaatgatgtctgccaaatacactccaatctcagctgtttttggatgaagaaagaatttcaaGATGTGTGTGCGAGTTGCTCACATTTGGTTGATTCGAGAGAAGAAGGTCCCCACTAGCAtcattttcatgaacatgttagTGGTCGATGAAAAGATTTCTGCATGTTTGCACTCTTagctttaaaattaaactaatgtcattgttgttttttagttatgtaatttaaccagctgtttaatgttgttgttgtcgtcaatAGGGTGGACGTATTCACGCCACATCTAGAAAAGATTTGGTGGCAAAGTTCAGGTCCATGGTTCAAGAAGGGGGTACATATCAGCTTGAAAATGCAATGGTAGGTTTTAATGAAAGTCCTTATAAGGTAACTTCACACAAACATAAGCTTAGTATGATGCACAATTCAACTTTTACCAAAGTACACTCGCCTGCTATCCCTATGAACGTTTTTGAGTTCAAGCCATTCAATGAAATTCTCTCTTCAACTGTCGAGGAAGTATCTACGGGTAAGACTTCAATTCTGAATGTGTGTTGTACATTATTTCTACCTATAAGCATTCGTTTAGCAATTTCAtacatttgtttttgcttttgtataCGTAATTTCAGATGTTATTGGTCATGTAATTGAAAGAGGTGATATAAGGGAAACTGAAAAGGACGGAAGGAAAAACAGGGTTATTGATCTCACTTTAGAAGATCTTGAGTAAGATTTGTCTCTTTCTTTGTACCTGgttgtaatataattttaatataccttatgttcctgaattgatattttggtaatattttattacagaAACAACCGCTTGCATTGCTCTCTTTGGGGTGAACATGCAGACAAAATTGTGACCTTTTATGGCAACCATGACAACGACACACCTACTATATTGATATTGCAGTTTTGCAAGACACGCATGTATTTAGGTATGTCGTGTTTTAAGTTTGTGCTTTCTGCTgatatcaacaatgaaatgtgaaattatgttcacttgcaattgatttttaaaaaattaggtgCTATGGGAGTTGCTAATGCCTTTAATGGGACTAAGCTGATACTTAATGGCGATTTTCCTGATGTCGCTGCGTACATGACACAGTAaccatttacatttttatatgctttagaATAAAGGCAAGTTTTTTTGGTCGTAATTAAGTTGTCTGGAGGTCTCACCACTCTTCTATTAACATTGGTGCCCTTTtattagaatgaaaaatgcatcaatacAGTTCACCCGAAGTGTCAGCCAAATTTCAACGAACAGCTCCGCGTCTTTATCAGATGACTTGCTCAACACTAACCGAATGACAATTGAAAGCATGATTGAGTCAACTGATGTAGCTATctgtttattgaaatttttagatgtcgttttggattcatctttgttatttttcacatggacagttgtacatcgcaatatcacgggttacttcgaggggtggtttaaagatattgattaatgacgacgacGGCGATGATACCGATGTTGCAAGTGTGGTCTACAGAaaagttttccgtaatgtgtaggacttttttgtgtactattcattttcttacttattgaaactatttgcatgtcaacgaacttcagtttcccttttaaaattatatgttatgttaaagtaataggaactacgtactagaattatggaacaataacaaagtctatggtaattgacattttgctttgattcacgacaattttttCATTCAAGCGAACTATAGTGTCTTATTTTTTCAgtgagtattaatttttttaaatgacacgtgcgttagcacgggtcaatggtctagttatatataaaagttaacccgtaagccaatttttaacctaattttaacctagatTTTATGATGACTTTTACGTTATTACCCCTGTGTTCAATTAAACCTGTTTAATTAAgagataaactttaaaaatcgtACCTCCTATTCCTATAACAATTtcctcctattttgtttccaacacaacaataaacagataaacataaaaataaaaaaaataaaatcactctTATTAACAAATTCTTCCTATTATTTCCATTTAAACGATTTCATGTCATCtcctactttattttttgaacttacgtaagtaaaatgtataataatcttcatcttttatttattttaggattttttttaccattacttattcttatatattagtCGAATGCACGGGTCTAAAGTCTAgtataacaattaattaatcGATTAAATTGGAGGggttataataattaattaatagatTAAATTGGAGGGGTTAAATAACTCaactaattttaattaaggggtAATGAGTTGAAGGTTATTGGTTTAAACTTGTACGAATGAGTAAATATTAACAATTTTCACAAATTGATTTCAAAATTCTTGTAATGATGTATTTAAGGTCGCAGCATACTAGATAGGGCTAGGTTAGATTTTAGCAAATCCAAAAGCTAAAgtttattaaacaaatatgtACACAGTAagtttcatataaaatatttaaaattattatatttaaagaatttaattacattagaatatttttttgggttaataggcttttactCCCTGCCATTTAGGAGACTTTTGGTTTAtcccatgtaaaaaaaaaaaaaaaattgtagattCTCACTTGTAATATAAAGATTCCTTGGTTTACCCCCCCACAGCCAATAGTCAGCATCTGACTGTTCATTTTGGTTGATGTGGCATGCTGACtgtataaataattttagttttgattttttttaatatccacttggataaaaattaaataaaataaaattaataataaaattaaaataacattaaccaattaaaataaaataaaataaaacaaaaaaaaattaaaacaaaaatcaattaaaaaactaaaacaaaacaaaaattaaaacaaaaaaaaattcaattaattccTTTTAATCTCTTCTCATTCACGTGACCATCCTCTCCCTCCCTTCCATCTCCTTTCTCTTTGTTcttcatcaccatcaccatcttCATGTCCTTCTCTCTTTGTTCTCCATTTTTCAAGCAACAACACAACATCAACACAACAAACAACCCATTTTTCGGATCcaatcaataacaacaacacacAAACAACTCATTTTCGGATCgaatcaatcataaacaataaaaatggaatcaaatcaaacaacaaatttAGGTTAGAATTGGGAATCAATAACCCATTTTCTAGGTATGAACAGTAcaaggaagagaagagaatgatgaagaaaagagaagagttAGAACTTCAAActcctctctctctccttcCTAATTCCAGCAACAACGTTCATCCCTCTACTCTCTCGGatcctctcttctcttcctccctCTTCTCCTCTTTCTtctattctttctcttctttcttctctaatccattttttcatctcttcaattgaaaaaaaaactcaaacttaATACGAGTGTGTTGTTGCTTGATGTGTTACCAAATTCAAAACTGAAACTATTGTGGGGTTGTtgcttgatttttgtttatgggTGTGTGTTTAGtggattttattttgataaaaatgataaactaGTGTGTTTTTTGGTTTGAGAATTATATGTGTGGATGAGgtttattgttgatttttgttgaataaaagagaaaagagaagagaagaaggatGATTCTTGAAAAGAGAAGAGAGCAGAGAAGGGAAAGGtggagaagaagaattttttttttttttaatgtttttaattcattaaattaagtttttaataaaggaaatttaaattgaattaaaaaaattggaaaagaaataaataaagccAAGTCAAAGTGTCACTTCATTGATCAATACACAGTCAACGTGCCACCTAAGCTAATTTGTCCAGTCACATACCATCAGGGGtcaaaaccaaagaatcttcaaACGGCGAGGTggaatctccaagttttttttttttatagggggcTATACCAAAATACGCCCATATTGCAggggggtaaaagcctattaaccctatttttttgtGTATAATTACATTAGAAGcgtattcaaaaatataatgtCTCCTTTCCATGTCACAACAATTacctatagatttttttttaaggaaacaattaTCTATAGTTTGAACTTTTACTCAACTTTTCAACAAACTTTTTTTCATCGTACACTAAGGAATTCACTTCGGTTCTCTTCGAATGTAGTGTCTATTCATTGCCAAGGTTAGATTACATGCTGCTATCTCTCTTAGTGGCAACTTGTCTGCTGATCATTGTCTACTTTTAGATACTCCTATTCTTGATGCTTTTTCTATTCCTCCTCACCATCGGCGTTTCAAGGGTATTATTACTGTGTTTTGGAAAGCGCCCTCCCCTCTTTGGGAGAAGGTTAATACAGATGATTCAGTTGTTGGTAATCATGTTGTCTGCTGTAACACCCCGATAACCCAACAAcgtaaatattaaataaaatcagagttaaatcaactaacggaatgtcacactgctttcaaaaatacataaatagaattgaatgctatttattaaacttcaacaacataacaactattacattgcagcggaaaattatcttaaacattaaacaacttccaaCAATTCTTGGCAcatggcctcaacaaaatatctttgaaGATTAAATCAACATTAACAGGCTCaaaaatgatacataaggaatgatgaaaatacaacGACATATGTAtaatccccatcccgttacgtatcagagccctacgACACATGTGAGGGaagtccactcacaacagcaacgAAATTaactactctggatcacctgcaagttacccatacgaagggcaacatttccaagcagaaggggtgagattcaccacaacaataatagatatataattcatcaattgaatttaacaacttaaatgaCAACAATacttcattatatatatatatatatatatatatatatatatatatatatatatatatatatatatatatatttcatgaatCAACAACATTATCAACATCTTGCAATTTCATTCTAACAACTACcactcaaccaacaacaacgacataTGCAATGACACGACAACAATGcaacaatgcacatgcatgtggtgcCATTTTAATGCGTTTGAATGAACGAGCATTCACatggcataagccctcaacgatTGAATGAACttgcattcacagggcatgagccctcaacagttggaATGATTAAGCATTcctagggcatgagccctcaacgggttgaacgacaaggcgttcacagggcataagccctcaacaattaTGAGATGCAATGAACTCAATTtagtgtatatcaacatacaactctcctacaacgacaacaacatgaacaacaacatcaatatgACTTATGCATCAACATGGTCAACTAGCAACACCACAACATTCAACATTGGAATTCAACAacttatataatttgtttacaTACAATCATACTcaaatcaacaatcaacaatcatTCATATACAATCAACAACtctgataaaatattataattaatcataattattaaaaataccCAACATTCCAACCCAACAGTACATCAAAAGCAGAAGCGGCTCTCAGCCACTgagcaactcgcgaggcgagtgcatttgctcgctatggcgagctcaagAAAAgggctactcgctatggcgagttcgttgttcgccgtggcgagcaggAAAATGGTGCtatcgggagttttgacatttttctcactaaatcttcatttttaagctccctaatcatctttttaatctaaaaattagtccagtcctctctaaaaacatccaggcactcaaaaccatccaaCTTACGTCtaataacaacaatttaaaaatcatgatTTCTCACTCAggtactcgctatggcgagttgttctgctcgcgaggcgagcgatgaaaaGGCTTACTCGCCAGGCGAGtcagcttactcgccatggcgaattgTGTCAGGTCTGACTACGGGAATTCTGCAGTTTTTCTCCAAAAGTCCCAATTTTTcccaattcaatccccaaaactgATTACATAAGTGTTATAAGTTTCTGCCTACGACCTGAACACAATCTATCACTAATGTCATGGATTCTACACtctttaattcaaaaatcatcatcaaaaccTAACCCCCAATTCCCAATTTCAACTAGAATCTtgctaaaccaaaatcagaattgtATAACTATTATCATTGagagttagtcccacccttaccttgatttgatgaacaaagctctaccaaaaatcagattctcccctcttggctcttctcttggtttttctcccaaaatttGCTTGTACGTAAAAACTGTTTTCTGACTTTCTAACTccttacttaactcccttttaatttcaattaactTCCACTTAATTcccttaattaatatttaacccccaaaactccaataaattgtaattcccacttattctattaaataataaaaataaccatttaataaaatacaccacaacataaaatcaacataaatcattttaaaatcatataaaagactataaatcaactaaaaataattaaatagcaACTAGGGCGTTAGACCTGCAGTGGTATTTCTCGtgatcatctaggtacctttcTCGGTGCATTCTCTTGTAACTTGGGTCATGCCACAGTTTTTTCATCGGAGGTTCAGGGTATTATTTTTGCCTTGGAGTATGCGGCACAAAATGGTTGGACCAATATCTGGTTGGAAAGTGATTCTTCTAGTGCCCCTGCCGTCTTCAAATCTCCCTCGTTGGTTCCGATTATGCATCGCAATCGCTGGCATAATGCTTGTCGACTTGGGGTGCAGGTTATCTCTTCCCATATATACCGTGAACGTAATGTTTGTGCTGACAGGTTAGCAAACATGGGTCATTCCATCCACAG
Proteins encoded in this window:
- the LOC120578370 gene encoding uncharacterized protein; amino-acid sequence: MVQEGGTYQLENAMVGFNESPYKVTSHKHKLSMMHNSTFTKVHSPAIPMNVFEFKPFNEILSSTVEEVSTDVIGHVIERGDIRETEKDGRKNRVIDLTLEDLENNRLHCSLWGEHADKIVTFYGNHDNDTPTILILQFCKTRMYLGAMGVANAFNGTKLILNGDFPDVAAYMTQ